TCGAGTCACGGAAGCTGCGGAAGTCGATTGCGAGATTACGCGCGCCCTTCGAAGACGTGACGTCGAAACCATCACGGGCCTGCTGGAACATCCACAGCACGAATCCCGGAATGGTCGGAGCCGCCGACAGGTAACCGTAGATGTGCTCAGCGCCACTCCAGTGGAACTCTGCGAGTCCGAGTTTGCTCAGGGCGTCCCAACCAGAGGTCTCGCCCTGTGCGTGATGAGACAGCAGCGTGCGCGTGAGATCAGAGAAGCTGTGTTCCTTCTGACAGATCGCGACGGCGGACATTTTCGCCTGCACCGTCACCAAATCGTCGCTGGGCAGTAGCAGTATCTTCAGACTCTCGACTAGCTTGGAGTCGGAGAAGAACGCAGGGTGCTCAGTGACCAGCGCGTCCGAGCCAGGCTCGGCTAGGCCCAAGCCCGCACGCAGGAGTGCACCACGGTCTGCTGTGAAGACAGGACCGTAAGCGAGCTCCACGTCGAGTAACCAGTTATTGGTGCCTTCAGTCGCCGCGCCCGAGCGATAGATCAGGAACTGTGATGCAGTGTCCTCGCGGAGCACACGGTGCTTTATCGCGAATTCGTCATCTGCGACCCTCAGCACCGAGACGCCGTCGGGCACTTGGCTATCCAGTTCAGCCGCGTAACCGCCGTCGGAGTCTTGCCACACAACGATGCGCTGATTTGCAAAGCGGACTGCAAGATGATCATGGATTGACGGCGCCTTGCTCACTCAGATGCCTCCAGACCTTTGATTGGGCGCAGCGCCGGGTAAAAATTCGGGTAATTTACCTTTACACCGTCATCGAGGTTGATCTCGACCTTCTGGATGTCCAGCGGATAGAGCACGTCATGCTCGTAGTCCCGCAGCTCAGCCAGAACAGCGCGCAGCCGGTCGGCTTCATTCTGATCCTGTGCTGACGCACCGCCGGCGGCAGCTTCCTCAGCACGCTGAAGGCCGACTTCGAGCTTGGCGCGGTACTCGCGCAGGTATTCGTTCAACACCGTCGAGACCGTCGCCGGGGTGTAGCGGTGCAAGTAGATCAAAGCGTTGAACGAGCCCTTGGGTGAGGAGAACATCCAGTAGATAGGGCGCTTTTTGTAGCGCTGCACGTGATCGTCGTAGAACTTCGAGCGTGAGATGCTCCGACCCGATGGGTTCGACTTCATGATGAAGTAGTCACGGATGGTCTTCACACCCAATGATTCCTCGACGAACCGCAGGTTCTCTTCGAAGCACTCAACGCCGAACGCGACGCGCAGGAACTGACGGAAACGCTCAACTATGTCGTCCTCGAACCAGCCATCGTCAACGAACGGGATGACGTTATCAGCGTCAGGCATGAACGTCGGCGACTGCACGTTCGTGAGGTAGTCCTGAAGCGTTGAACTCTGATCCGCAAGGATCAGGCCCGGCTTGTCCAGACTGTAGCGACCGAACATGCAGCCGACCGCATACGAGATGAGGTCGACGACGGCGGACTCCGCGAACTGGACATCGCGCTCCTCGGGCGTCTTGTTTGGCCACCGAAACGCGGAGTTGTTGGTGAGCGATACACGCTCGAGCGGTACGTGCGAGCCAACCTCGTCCTCGAGTCCGTAGAGCTTCGCGACGGCTTCGTTGTTCTCGATCTCCAGCTGTTGCTGAGCGTGCGAGCGCGCCGCCCACTCTTCTCGATGTTGCGCAACGGTCTGTTCAAGCGTCTTCAACGGGGTTCCTTACGAGAGTTCGCCGAGGTATCGATTTTCACCGCCGACCGGTTCCCCGGCACAGCAGGGTAGCCATTGGGATAGCCGAAGTGATTCTTCTCAGTCTACCGGCCAAGTCCGAGCATTTCCGCGGATGCCGCGAGTGCCGCTCGGGTCCTCGTGTTATCAGAGTGCAGGTAGGACTGCGTGCTCAGCATAGAGGAGTGCCCAAGAACGGCCTTAATCGTGGTCTCGTCGATCCCGCTGGCGAGCAGCAGAGTGGCTGCTGTATGACGTGCCTCGTACAGCAAGGGCCTCCTACTACTGCCATCCGGAAGAGTGACCGTTACCTCTGCTTCCGCCACGATCTCGTACCACAGCCGGCGGTCCAGCTCTGCCGATCGTGGGGCGCCGTCGTCTCGGGGCCAGACGAGTCCGCACGGGGACGATGGCGCACAGTCTGCCCAAGAGGAGAGCGCATCGACGAGCCAAGGCACCAGCGGGATAACGCGGCTCCCGGCACGGGTCTTAGGCCGGACCAGATGGTAGGCGCCATGGATCTGGCGGGACTCGAATCCGCGAGGGACCCGGAATCCACTCTCGGGTTTTCTGGCCTCGACGTACGGCAGTGCCTTGAGTTGCCAGGCAAGCGTAATCGTCTCAGCTGCAAGGTCTACCATGTCCCAGGTCAGCCCCAGTGCCTCCGCGGGGCGCAGCCCTTCTACGAGCGCCGCGACCCATCGCGAGGCGTCTGGGCGGGTGGTAGCCACAGCGAGAATCTTCGCCGCGGCCCCTGCGTTCAGGGACTGCCGTGGGGAGCTCCCGGCACCAGGGCCACCCGCCTCCCGTGCGCGTTGTGGGACTCTGTACCCCTCGGCGACCGCGTCAGAGAGCATCTTGCTGAGCACCGCGTGTGTGCGCTGCATCGTGGCGAGTGCTAAACCGGCTTGTTCCTGGGCCGTCCTGACCTTCCGGATGTCTGCGGGCACGAGGGCATCGAGGCGCAGGTGCCCTATAGCCGGAACAATCCACTTGCTGATTCCAGAGCGATCAGAGACGTACGTGCCGGGTCGGATGATGTGCTGTCGCTCTTCGAGCCACCGATCGGCCCACCGCTTGACTGTGACGCTATCCCACGTCTGGTCGGTGTGCCCCTCGGCCGCAATCCGCTGCTGTGCCTCAGCGAGTCGGGCCCGAACCACGGCCTTCGTATGCGCCTTCAAGGTGACGCGGCGACGCGTTCCGCGTTCCGTCCACCCGGCCTCAATCGAGGCTACCCACTGTCCCCGAGAGTTCTGGTAGACCGAGCCGGTTCCTTTGCTGCGCTGCTTGGCCGTAGGCATGGCTCAATGATAAGTGAGACTATGCCGGCTGGCAGGGTAGTCATCAGGGTAGCCATCCGAAATGACAACTGAAGCGGGACGAAGTGGTTAGGAGAGCCGGAAGCCGACATCAATGCGCGGCGACTCCTGAACACAACACAGTTTATGAAGGATCAATACCCCACCGGCAAGGCCGACCTCATGACGGCGTTTATGATCCGCGCCCAGGAACTTACGGTTCATGGTGGAACCTGGGCAATGATCAATCTCCCGTCGTGGATGTCATTGAAGTCGTTCGAAGACCTGCGGCACGACCTTATTGAAAACCAACGAATCGTGTCCATGGTCCACCTTGGGCGTGGCGTCTTTGGCTCGGACTTCGGATCCGTCGCCTTCGTGATCGACAACGTTTCGGCAAAGTCGTCACGTGGCGTATATAGGCGGCTCTTTGAGAAGCACGTGGATGTCCGGTCGGTGTCTACGATCGAGGCTCTGTTCAGCGACTCTTCGTACAACCGTTACGAGGTATTACAGGAGGATTTTGCGGCGATCCCGGGCTCCCCGATTGTCTACTGGCTTAGTGAGAAGATGCGGGGAGCCTTCGCAACTGGTCGTCCTCTCAGCGACGTCGCCAATCTCCGGCAGGGATTGGCGACCGCTGACAACAACCGTTTCCTTCGCCTGTGGTGGGAGGTCTCGGATAACCGCACCGCGCTTACTTGCACGTCACGTGAAGAGGCCGCGTCAAGTGGTGCACGTTGGTTCCCGTACAACAAGGGCGGTGAATTCCGAAA
The Arthrobacter alpinus genome window above contains:
- a CDS encoding Eco57I restriction-modification methylase domain-containing protein, whose product is MKDQYPTGKADLMTAFMIRAQELTVHGGTWAMINLPSWMSLKSFEDLRHDLIENQRIVSMVHLGRGVFGSDFGSVAFVIDNVSAKSSRGVYRRLFEKHVDVRSVSTIEALFSDSSYNRYEVLQEDFAAIPGSPIVYWLSEKMRGAFATGRPLSDVANLRQGLATADNNRFLRLWWEVSDNRTALTCTSREEAASSGARWFPYNKGGEFRKWYGNHEYVLNWEHDGAEIVDFKPRSVIRNPGTYFSPSVSWSKISSGAPAFRAYPAGFIYDVAGTSMFTTTDRERAGLLSFVNSQVALEQLAAVAPTLNYEVGQVAGLPVADAAVDNGVVRAAIAVDEAKEDWDDFETSWEFARNPLVSLFERG
- a CDS encoding class I SAM-dependent DNA methyltransferase; translated protein: MKTLEQTVAQHREEWAARSHAQQQLEIENNEAVAKLYGLEDEVGSHVPLERVSLTNNSAFRWPNKTPEERDVQFAESAVVDLISYAVGCMFGRYSLDKPGLILADQSSTLQDYLTNVQSPTFMPDADNVIPFVDDGWFEDDIVERFRQFLRVAFGVECFEENLRFVEESLGVKTIRDYFIMKSNPSGRSISRSKFYDDHVQRYKKRPIYWMFSSPKGSFNALIYLHRYTPATVSTVLNEYLREYRAKLEVGLQRAEEAAAGGASAQDQNEADRLRAVLAELRDYEHDVLYPLDIQKVEINLDDGVKVNYPNFYPALRPIKGLEASE
- a CDS encoding tyrosine-type recombinase/integrase — translated: MPTAKQRSKGTGSVYQNSRGQWVASIEAGWTERGTRRRVTLKAHTKAVVRARLAEAQQRIAAEGHTDQTWDSVTVKRWADRWLEERQHIIRPGTYVSDRSGISKWIVPAIGHLRLDALVPADIRKVRTAQEQAGLALATMQRTHAVLSKMLSDAVAEGYRVPQRAREAGGPGAGSSPRQSLNAGAAAKILAVATTRPDASRWVAALVEGLRPAEALGLTWDMVDLAAETITLAWQLKALPYVEARKPESGFRVPRGFESRQIHGAYHLVRPKTRAGSRVIPLVPWLVDALSSWADCAPSSPCGLVWPRDDGAPRSAELDRRLWYEIVAEAEVTVTLPDGSSRRPLLYEARHTAATLLLASGIDETTIKAVLGHSSMLSTQSYLHSDNTRTRAALAASAEMLGLGR